TCGGGCCCGGCCTGCCGTCGGTGTCGGACGGCCAGATGCTGTTCCTGACCCACCTGGCCCACAAGATGCGCCCCGAGCACGAGGGCGGCGGACGGGTCGGCATCGTCCTCAACGGCTCCCCGCTGTTCAACGGCGCGGCCGGGTCGGGTCCGTCGGAGATCCGCCGCTGGCTGCTGGAGACCGATCTGGTCGAGGCGATCGTCGCGCTACCGACCGACATGTTCTTCAACACCGGCATCTCCACCTACATCTGGATCCTCGACAACACCAAACGCGCCGAACGCCGCGGCAAGGTGCAGCTCATCGACGCTAGCGGCATGGGCACCAAGATGCGCAAGAGCCTCGGCTCCAAGCGCAAGGAGATCGACACCACCAGCCGCGAACGAGTCCTTGCGCTGTACGACGCGTTCGACGAAGCCGACCCCGACCTGTCGAAGGTCTTCGACACCACCGAGTTCGGCTACTGGACCATCACCGTCGAACGCCCCCTGCTCGACGACAAAGGCGACCCGGTCACCGACCGGAAGGGCATTCGCAAGCCCGATTCGAAGAAGCGCGACACCGAGAACATCCCCTTCAACTACGGCGGCAACACCACCGGCGACCACGGACGCGACGCAACCATCAAGGCCTACTTTGACGCCGAAGTCCTGCCGCACGTTCCCGACGCGTGGATCGACCACAAGAAGACCAAGGTCGGCTACGAGATCCCCTTCACCCGCCACTTCTACACCTACGTCCCACCCCGCCCCCTTGCCGAGATCGACGCCGACCTCGAGAAGCAAGTCGCCAAGATCCTTGAGCTCCTGCGGGAGGTGGAGGGGTGAGCGTCCCGCTTGGCCGATTGGTCGAGATCAACCCGTCCGTTCCCGACTTTGCCGTCGATCCGGAGCGCGAGGTCACATTCGTTCCGCTCGAATGTGTTTGGCCCGACGGGCGAGGTGACTTTTCTCGGCGGGCCTCGGCCGGTTCGGTATCCAACGGCTACACCGTATTCAGCAATGGTGACGTCCTGCTCCCGAAGATCACTCCGACGTTCGAGGCCGGGAGGGTCGCTGTTGCTCACCTAGAGACCGAACTGGGCGCTGGCACGACCGAACTTCACGTGCTTCGCGCGCGGCCCGAGGTTGACCCACGCTTCGTGTCATACCTCTGTCGTAGCCAGCAGTTCTTGCAGGACGGTGCGACACGCCTCCAAGGGGTAGGGAACCTCAGACGAGTGCCGGCTGGCTTTCTGAGTAGGTACCCAGTCGAGGTCGTCGAATACTCGGAGCAGCGTGCCGTCGCCGACTACCTCGACCGTGAGACCGTCCGGATCGACACCCTCATCGATGAGCAGCAGCGACTGATGGAAGTTCTCCGCGAAAGGAGACGAGCGCTTCGAGCGTCTATCGTGAGCATCGCTCGAGGCTCCGGAGAGCCGACGGAGGAAACAGGACTGTTCTGGTGCCCTGAGATTCCGCCAACTTGGTCGGTGGTTCCGCTGACGTCGGTCGCAGAGCTTCGCAGCGGCCACACCCCAAGTCGAACTCGACCAGAGTTGTGGCTCGACTGCCAGACTCCGTGGATAACGCTGAACGACGTCGGCCGACTGTCCGAAAGTTCAGTCATTGCCAAGACGGTCAACCTGATCAGCGAAGCTGGAATCGCAGCTAGTTCTGCCCAAGTTCTGCCAGTGGGAACGGTTGTTCTTTCAAGAGACGCGACCATCGGGAGAAGCAGCATCATGGGAGTCCCGATGGCTACCTCCCAGCACTTTGCAGCATGGATCTGCGGCGATCGGCTACTGCCGGAGTACCTGTGGCTCCTATTCACTGGGGCTATGCAGCCGTACTTCGATTCGTTGACCAACGGGTCGACCCTCCGCACGATCGGTATGAGCATCATCGGCGGGTTCCGCATTCCTTTGCCTCCAGTCTCGGAACAAGTGCAGATCGTCCAAACGGCACGAGATCAAACCGGCAAGATCGACGAACTCATGGCCGAGACCGCGCGGTTCATCGAGTTGTCTCGCGAGAGACGGTCCGCGCTGATCACTGCTGCGGTGACTGGTCAGATCGATGTGCGGGGGGCTGCGTGATGGCGATCTACAACGAGATCGAGTTTGAGTCTGAGATCTGCCAGCACCTGGAGTCAGCCGGGTGGCTCTACTCGCCCACCGATGCCGGCTATGACGCGGAGCGGGCGCTGTTCCCCGAGGACGTGATCGGTTGGTTGGCTGACACCCAGCCTGACGAGCTGGCCAAGATCGTCAAGGCTGGTTCGCCGCAGGAGGCCCAGCAGACTGAACTGCTGCTGAACCGGTTGGTGAAGGTGCTGGACACCCCGTTGAGTAACGGTGGCGGTTCGCTGGCCGTGCTGCGCAACGGGTTCCAATCTGCGCCAGCGCGGTTCCAGATGAGTGAGCCGAAGCCGGAGAACACCAAGAACCCAGCCACCGTCGACCGGCACGACCAGGTGCGGTTGCGGGTGATGCGGCAGGTGCACTTCTCAACTGCCGACCGACGGTCGATCGATCTGGTGTTCTTCGTCAACGGCATCCCGGTGGCGACTGCTGAGTTAAAGACCGACTTCACCCAGTCCGTCGCCGACGCGATGGAGCAGTACCGCAAGGACCGGTTGCCGAAGGACAAGGGCACCGGCCGGGTGCAGCCGCTGCTGGGGTTCGGCAACCGGGCGCTGGTGCACTTTGCGGTCTCGAACGACCAGGTGTGGATGACCACCCGCCTGCAGGGCGACGACACGTTCTTCCTGCCGTTCAACATGGGCCACGACGGTGCCGCCGGGAACCCGCCCAACCCGAACGGGTCCGCCACCATTTACCTGTGGGAGCGGGTGCTGGAACGTGAGGCGTGGCTGAACATCCTGCACCGGTTCGTGCTCGTCGACGGTGACCGCATCGTGTTCCCGCGGTTCCACCAGTGGGAGGTCGTCACACAACTCGTTGCCGCCGCAGCAAGCGAGGGGCCCGGCCACCGGTACCTGATCCAGCACTCGGCTGGGTCGGGCAAGACCAACTCGATCTCGTGGACCGCACACCGGCTCGCGCGCCTGCAGGTCGACGACGCGCCGGTGTTCGATTCAGTCATCGTGGTCACGGACCGCAACGTGCTGGACTCCCAATTGCAGGCCGCGATCCGGCAGCTCGACAAGGGCACCGGATTCGTCGGCGCGATCGACGCCGACGCCGCTCGTCGTGCCGGTGGGTCGAAGTCGGGCCTGTTGGCGAAGATGCTGACCGACGGCAAGCGGATCATCGTCGTCACCATTCAGACGTTCCCGTTCGCGATGGC
The Aeromicrobium marinum DSM 15272 genome window above contains:
- a CDS encoding restriction endonuclease subunit S, encoding MSVPLGRLVEINPSVPDFAVDPEREVTFVPLECVWPDGRGDFSRRASAGSVSNGYTVFSNGDVLLPKITPTFEAGRVAVAHLETELGAGTTELHVLRARPEVDPRFVSYLCRSQQFLQDGATRLQGVGNLRRVPAGFLSRYPVEVVEYSEQRAVADYLDRETVRIDTLIDEQQRLMEVLRERRRALRASIVSIARGSGEPTEETGLFWCPEIPPTWSVVPLTSVAELRSGHTPSRTRPELWLDCQTPWITLNDVGRLSESSVIAKTVNLISEAGIAASSAQVLPVGTVVLSRDATIGRSSIMGVPMATSQHFAAWICGDRLLPEYLWLLFTGAMQPYFDSLTNGSTLRTIGMSIIGGFRIPLPPVSEQVQIVQTARDQTGKIDELMAETARFIELSRERRSALITAAVTGQIDVRGAA